One Caretta caretta isolate rCarCar2 chromosome 24, rCarCar1.hap1, whole genome shotgun sequence genomic region harbors:
- the MLLT11 gene encoding protein AF1q — translation MLDTANSQYDSFLYWRMPIPELDLAELEGLGLADAALYKAKGGVGKRPGDWKKHRQDIAEEEDTLLQFNSFNFWRAPIASISALDFDLV, via the coding sequence ATGCTGGACACGGCGAACAGCCAGTACGACTCCTTCCTGTACTGGAGAATGCCCATCCCAGAGCTCGACCTGGCGGAGCTGGAGGGGCTGGGGTTGGCCGACGCGGCACTCTACAAAGCCAAGGGCGGTGTGGGCAAGCGGCCTGGGGACTGGAAGAAGCACAGGCAGGACATCGCCGAGGAAGAGGACACTCTCCTGCAGTTCAACAGCTTCAATTTCTGGCGCGCGCCGATAGCCAGCATTAGCGCGTTAGATTTTGATCTGGTCTGA